The following are encoded in a window of Platichthys flesus chromosome 11, fPlaFle2.1, whole genome shotgun sequence genomic DNA:
- the nradd gene encoding tumor necrosis factor receptor superfamily member 16 isoform X2, whose product MRLFAVCALLLLKVGLGDACASNQFAESGQCCSLCPAGFEVETQCGKEDTKCAACPKGTFSSSEGLGRCLPCSKCPRSVPMVASCSPVQDAQCECDSGYFFLRGRSLCAPCSKCTRGEGAVRQCGLQGDTVCQMCGPGTFSEERISTKPCQACTQCSDSEVEIRSCMPNSDTLCMDKKLHILSRPAEADGTREAPEEEVTEGQGASPSPGTPKFTPQDNIVAYVSVLAAVVLGLIIYVAYKCWRSCKQKKALSKARAAELGSSPEGEKLQSDSGVFLDSHSLQDNQLSKGTKIDGKQDTRLYNNLPPSRQEDVERLLQEGGGRGWRQLGAALGYEPEQLDLFGRGEAPAHTLLSNWAQKEGSTLGLLCSALVRIERPDVVTGLTCPAQGVSVV is encoded by the exons ATGAGACTCTTTGCTGTGTgcgcgctgctgctgctcaaa GTCGGCCTGGGAGATGCCTGTGCCAGTAACCAGTTTGCTGAGTCGGGGCAGTGCTGCAGCCTGTGTCCCGCCGGCTTCGAGGTGGAGACACAATGTGGGAAAGAGGATACCAAGTGCGCAGCGTGCCCGAAAG GAACATTTTCCTCCTCCGAAGGCCTCGGCCGCTGCCTTCCCTGCAGCAAGTGTCCACGCAGCGTCCCCATGGTTGCCTCCTGCTCCCCCGTCCAAGACGCGCAATGTGAATGTGACAGCGGCTACTTCTTTCTGAGAGGGCGCAGCCTGTGCGCGCCTTGCTCCAAATGCACCCGGGGCGAGGGGGCCGTCCGGCAGTGTGGCCTTCAGGGAGACACCGTGTGCCAGATGTGTGGCCCAGGGACGTTTTCTGAGGAGCGCATCAGCACCAAACCCTGCCAGGCCTGCACCCAGTGCTCTGACAGCGAGGTGGAGATCCGATCCTGTATGCCCAACTCTGACACACTCTGCATGG ATAAGAAGCTGCACATTTTATCCCGACCCGCTGAGGCTGACGGGACCCGGGAAGCTCCAGaagaggaggtgacggagggACAGGGGGCCAGTCCTTCTCCTGGAACACCTAAGTTTACTCCACAGGACAACATTGTGGCTTACGTGTCTGTCCTGGCTGCCGTGGTGCTGGGTCTGATCATTTACGTGGCTTATAAATG CTGGAGATCGTGTAAACAGAAGAAGGCTCTCTCTAAGGCCCGTGCGGCTGAGCTGGGATCATCTCCAGAGGGGGAAAAGCTCCAAAGTGACAGCGGGGTGTTTCTGGACTCTCACAGCCTACAGGACAACCAGCTCAGCAAAG GAACTAAGATTGACGGCAAGCAGGACACTCGTTTGTACAACAATCTGCCCCCCAGCAGACAGGAAGACGTGGAGCGCCtcctgcaggagggagggggtCGGGGCTGGAGGCAGCTGGGCGCAGCACTGGGCTATGAGCCAGAACAGCTGGACCTGTTTGGGCGCGGAGAGGCCCCCGCTCACACGCTCCTCTCCAACTGGGCCCAGAAAGAAGGCTCCACTCTGGGCCTGCTGTGCTCGGCGCTGGTCCGCATCGAGCGGCCCGATGTGGTGACAGGCCTCACCTGTCCCGCGCAGGGCGTCTCTGTGGTCTGA
- the nradd gene encoding tumor necrosis factor receptor superfamily member 16 isoform X1, with protein sequence MRLFAVCALLLLKVGLGDACASNQFAESGQCCSLCPAGFEVETQCGKEDTKCAACPKGTFSSSEGLGRCLPCSKCPRSVPMVASCSPVQDAQCECDSGYFFLRGRSLCAPCSKCTRGEGAVRQCGLQGDTVCQMCGPGTFSEERISTKPCQACTQCSDSEVEIRSCMPNSDTLCMDKKLHILSRPAEADGTREAPEEEVTEGQGASPSPGTPKFTPQDNIVAYVSVLAAVVLGLIIYVAYKCWRSCKQKKALSKARAAELGSSPEGEKLQSDSGVFLDSHSLQDNQLSKAGTKIDGKQDTRLYNNLPPSRQEDVERLLQEGGGRGWRQLGAALGYEPEQLDLFGRGEAPAHTLLSNWAQKEGSTLGLLCSALVRIERPDVVTGLTCPAQGVSVV encoded by the exons ATGAGACTCTTTGCTGTGTgcgcgctgctgctgctcaaa GTCGGCCTGGGAGATGCCTGTGCCAGTAACCAGTTTGCTGAGTCGGGGCAGTGCTGCAGCCTGTGTCCCGCCGGCTTCGAGGTGGAGACACAATGTGGGAAAGAGGATACCAAGTGCGCAGCGTGCCCGAAAG GAACATTTTCCTCCTCCGAAGGCCTCGGCCGCTGCCTTCCCTGCAGCAAGTGTCCACGCAGCGTCCCCATGGTTGCCTCCTGCTCCCCCGTCCAAGACGCGCAATGTGAATGTGACAGCGGCTACTTCTTTCTGAGAGGGCGCAGCCTGTGCGCGCCTTGCTCCAAATGCACCCGGGGCGAGGGGGCCGTCCGGCAGTGTGGCCTTCAGGGAGACACCGTGTGCCAGATGTGTGGCCCAGGGACGTTTTCTGAGGAGCGCATCAGCACCAAACCCTGCCAGGCCTGCACCCAGTGCTCTGACAGCGAGGTGGAGATCCGATCCTGTATGCCCAACTCTGACACACTCTGCATGG ATAAGAAGCTGCACATTTTATCCCGACCCGCTGAGGCTGACGGGACCCGGGAAGCTCCAGaagaggaggtgacggagggACAGGGGGCCAGTCCTTCTCCTGGAACACCTAAGTTTACTCCACAGGACAACATTGTGGCTTACGTGTCTGTCCTGGCTGCCGTGGTGCTGGGTCTGATCATTTACGTGGCTTATAAATG CTGGAGATCGTGTAAACAGAAGAAGGCTCTCTCTAAGGCCCGTGCGGCTGAGCTGGGATCATCTCCAGAGGGGGAAAAGCTCCAAAGTGACAGCGGGGTGTTTCTGGACTCTCACAGCCTACAGGACAACCAGCTCAGCAAAG CAGGAACTAAGATTGACGGCAAGCAGGACACTCGTTTGTACAACAATCTGCCCCCCAGCAGACAGGAAGACGTGGAGCGCCtcctgcaggagggagggggtCGGGGCTGGAGGCAGCTGGGCGCAGCACTGGGCTATGAGCCAGAACAGCTGGACCTGTTTGGGCGCGGAGAGGCCCCCGCTCACACGCTCCTCTCCAACTGGGCCCAGAAAGAAGGCTCCACTCTGGGCCTGCTGTGCTCGGCGCTGGTCCGCATCGAGCGGCCCGATGTGGTGACAGGCCTCACCTGTCCCGCGCAGGGCGTCTCTGTGGTCTGA